CGCCGCCGGCGCCGAACGTGGCCCCGGGCGGCCAGCGCCTGTTGCTGACCACCGCGCAGACCTACCCGTCGATCAGCCGCGTTGCCCAGCCGTACCTGAAGCTGGCCGGTGTGCGCCTGGAGCCGAAGAACCGCAGCCGCCATGACACCCCCGGTGGCTACGGCATTCCGGCCTGCGTGGCTGACTTCACCCTGGTCGATATCGGCAGCGGCAAGGAGACCAAGGTCAACCTGCCGCAGGGCTGCGCCACCGGCGCGCTGTGGTCGGCCGATGGTAGCCACTTCGCGTTCCAGAATGCGGTCGATACCAGCGTGCAGCTGTGGGTGGGCGATGCCGCCACCGGGCAGGTGAAGCAGATCCCGAACGTGCAGCTGAACCCGATCTTTGGCAACACCGTGCAGTGGCTGGGTGGCAGCCAGAACCTGCTGGTGAAGCTGGTGCCGGCCAACCAGGGCCCGGCGCCGTCCAATGGCGGTGTGCCGACCGGCCCGGATGCGCAGGAGTCGCTGGGCAGCAGCGGCGAGAGCAGCACCTATGAGGCGCGCGATACGCTGACCAGCGTGCATGACGAGAAGCTGTTCGCCTACTACGGTGCCTCGCAGTTGGCCGTGGTCGACACCGCCGCCGGCAGCGTGCGTCCGGTCGGGCAGCCGGCGCTGTTCAACGACGTCAGCGCCGCGCCCGATGGCGTGCATGTGCTGACCGAGTCGATCAAGGCACCGTACTCGCATGCGGTGACCTACCAGCGCTTCGCCAACGACGTGGCCGTGCTGGATATCGCCAGCGGCAAGTCCACGCCGATCGCCAGCCTGCCGCTGGCCGACCGCGTGCCGGTGCACGGCGTGCCGGAAGGCCCGCGTGGTTTCGACTGGCGTGCCACCGATCCGGCCACCTTGGTCTATGCCGAAGCGCTGGACAAGGGCGACTGGAAAGTCAACGTGCCGCATCGCGATCGCGTGCTGATGCTGAAGGCACCTTTCAACGGCAAACCGACCGAGATCACCCGCACCACGCAGCGCTTCGAAGGTTTTGCGTGGACCGCCGATCCGGCCGTGGCGTTCCAGTACGAGAACGACGAGAACCGCCACTGGATGCAGACCCGCGTCGTCGATGTGGATCAGCCGAAGAAGGAAGGGCGCCTGCTGTGGGACATGTCCAGCGACGAGCTGTACGCCAACCCCGGCAATCTGGTGTTCACCCGCCTGCCGAATGGCGCCCAGGTCGTGCGCCGTGAGGGCAACCATGTGTTCCTCAGCGGCCGTGGCGCGTCGCCGCAGGGCGATCGTCCGTTCCTGGACCGCCTTGACCTGGGCACGCTGAAGAGCGAGCGCCTGTTCCGCAGCAGTGCCGACGCCTACGAACAGTTCCTCGGTTTCAGCAGCACGCCGGGGCGCTACCTGACCTGGCACCAGTCGGTGATCGATCCGCCGAACGCCTTCATCCGCCAGCAGGGTGAGGCGGTGGCCGACGCGAAGGCCGGCGAGGCGCAGTTCGCGTCCACCGCCACCGCGCTGACCAAGCTGGTCGACCCGACCCCGGAAGTGCGCCAGATCAAGAAGCAGCTGGTGACCTACAAGCGGGCCGATGGCGTGGACCTGTCGTTCACCCTGTACACGCCGCCGGGCTACAAGGAAGGCCAGCGTGTGCCGGCGATCCTGTACGCCTACCCGGCCGACTTCGCCAACGCCGCACAGGCGGGCCAGGTATCGGGTTCGCAGCAGACCTTCACCCGCCTGCAGCCGTACCGCCTGATGCTGCTGGCCGGCTACGCGATCATCGAC
This genomic window from Stenotrophomonas maltophilia contains:
- a CDS encoding S9 family peptidase, with protein sequence MLIRRTSLAAAVAVATFGLLATGPALADYAKPPERLLKVLKAPPPPAPNVAPGGQRLLLTTAQTYPSISRVAQPYLKLAGVRLEPKNRSRHDTPGGYGIPACVADFTLVDIGSGKETKVNLPQGCATGALWSADGSHFAFQNAVDTSVQLWVGDAATGQVKQIPNVQLNPIFGNTVQWLGGSQNLLVKLVPANQGPAPSNGGVPTGPDAQESLGSSGESSTYEARDTLTSVHDEKLFAYYGASQLAVVDTAAGSVRPVGQPALFNDVSAAPDGVHVLTESIKAPYSHAVTYQRFANDVAVLDIASGKSTPIASLPLADRVPVHGVPEGPRGFDWRATDPATLVYAEALDKGDWKVNVPHRDRVLMLKAPFNGKPTEITRTTQRFEGFAWTADPAVAFQYENDENRHWMQTRVVDVDQPKKEGRLLWDMSSDELYANPGNLVFTRLPNGAQVVRREGNHVFLSGRGASPQGDRPFLDRLDLGTLKSERLFRSSADAYEQFLGFSSTPGRYLTWHQSVIDPPNAFIRQQGEAVADAKAGEAQFASTATALTKLVDPTPEVRQIKKQLVTYKRADGVDLSFTLYTPPGYKEGQRVPAILYAYPADFANAAQAGQVSGSQQTFTRLQPYRLMLLAGYAIIDNASFPIVGDPKNAYDTYLEQLEADAKAAVDKAVDMGVVDRNRIGVTGHSHGGLMTANLIAHTNLFKAGVATSGSYNKTFTPFGFQNERRSVWQAQDVYLKASPFFYADKIKLPLLLVHGEDDANPGTEPFQSRKLYQAIRGNGGTTRLVMLPNEPHWYTALESNEQLVAEMLNWFDTYVKNAK